From a region of the Hemibagrus wyckioides isolate EC202008001 linkage group LG14, SWU_Hwy_1.0, whole genome shotgun sequence genome:
- the LOC131364356 gene encoding transmembrane protein 42 translates to MFPGVVYALLAGFLGAVASSSAKLSLGTDYLKGVCETGLRTWGEQRTFRHADETTACEWLHIPLRLLCGGLLFTCNAVMWTFLSKALRYSSSSTRTTVTTTASNFISSALLGQLIFGDSLVALWWVGVSLTLSGLLVLQRSSSTNTHSETSKKDE, encoded by the exons ATGTTCCCCGGGGTGGTGTACGCCCTGCTGGCGGGGTTCCTCGGCGCAGTGGCCTCGTCCTCCGCCAAACTGTCTCTCGGCACAGATTATCTGAAAGGCGTGTGTGAGACGGGACTGAGGACGTGGGGAGAACAGAGGACATTCAGACACGCCGATGAGACCACCGCGTGCGAGTGG CTGCACATCCCCCTGCGTCTGCTGTGCGGTGGGCTGCTCTTCACCTGTAATGCTGTGATGTGGACCTTCCTGTCGAAAGCCCTCAGGTACTCTTCATCCTCTACCCGAACCACTGTGACCACCACTGCCTCCAACTTCATCTCCTCT GCGCTCCTTGGGCAGCTCATCTTTGGAGACAGCCTCGTTGCTCTGTGGTGGGTCGGGGTCTCGCTCACACTCTCGGGTCTCCTGGTGCTACAACGCTCTTCCTCCACCAATACACACTCTGAGACCTCAAAAAAAGACGAATGA